The following coding sequences lie in one Streptomyces sp. NBC_00510 genomic window:
- the uvrA gene encoding excinuclease ABC subunit UvrA, whose translation MADRLTVRGAREHNLKNVSLDLPRDSLIVFTGLSGSGKSSLAFDTIFAEGQRRYVESLSSYARQFLGQMDKPDVDFIEGLSPAVSIDQKSTSRNPRSTVGTITEVYDYLRLLFARIGKPHCPECGRPISRQSPQAIVDRVLELEEGSRFQVLSPLVRERKGEFADLFADLQTKGYSRARVDGATVQLTDPPKLKKQEKHTIEVVVDRLTVKESAKRRLTDSVETALGLSGGMVILDFVDLPEDDPQRERMFSEHLYCPYDDLSFEELEPRSFSFNSPFGACPECTGIGTRMEVDPELIVPDEDKSLDEGAIAPWSLGHTRDYFQRLIGALADELGFRTDIPWAGLPQRAKKALLNGHKTQIAVRYRNRYGRERSYTTSFEGAIPFVRRRHAESESDSSRERFEGYMREVPCPTCEGTRLKPIVLAVTVQGRSIAEVAAMSISDCAEFLRGMKLSAREKTIAERVLKEVNERLRFLVDVGLDYLSLNRAAGTLSGGEAQRIRLATQIGSGLVGVLYVLDEPSIGLHQRDNHRLIETLVRLRDLGNTLIVVEHDEDTIKTSDWVVDIGPGAGEHGGNVVHSGSLKELLRNKESLTGQYLAGKRRIPIPEMRRPVDGERRLTVHGARENNLRDIDVSFPLGVFTAVTGVSGSGKSTLVNDILYTHLARELNGARGVPGRHTRVDGDDLVDKVVHVDQSPIGRTPRSNPATYTGVFDHVRRLFAETMEAKVRGYLPGRFSFNVKGGRCENCSGDGTIKIEMNFLPDVYVPCEVCHGARYNRETLEVHYKGKSIAEVLDMPISEALDFFEAVPTIARHLRTLTEVGLGYVRLGQSATTLSGGEAQRVKLASELQKRSTGRTVYVLDEPTTGLHFEDISKLIKVLSGLVEKGNTVVVIEHNLDVIKTADWVIDMGPEGGSGGGLVIAEGTPEQVAGVGASHTGKFLRDILGAERISDAPPAPAKKRAAPRKRAAAKA comes from the coding sequence GTGGCCGATCGTCTCACCGTCCGTGGCGCTCGCGAGCACAATCTGAAGAACGTCTCGCTCGACCTGCCACGGGACTCGCTCATCGTGTTCACCGGCCTCTCCGGGTCGGGCAAGTCCTCCCTGGCGTTCGACACGATCTTCGCCGAGGGCCAGCGTCGTTACGTGGAGTCGCTCTCCTCCTACGCACGGCAGTTCCTGGGCCAGATGGACAAGCCGGACGTCGACTTCATCGAGGGCCTGTCGCCCGCGGTCTCGATCGACCAGAAGTCCACCTCGCGCAACCCGCGCTCGACGGTCGGCACGATCACCGAGGTCTACGACTACCTCCGTCTGCTCTTCGCCCGCATCGGCAAGCCGCACTGCCCCGAGTGCGGCCGGCCCATCTCCCGGCAGTCGCCCCAGGCGATCGTGGACCGGGTGCTGGAGCTGGAGGAGGGTTCCCGGTTCCAGGTGCTCTCGCCGCTGGTGCGCGAGCGCAAGGGCGAGTTCGCCGACCTCTTCGCCGACCTGCAGACCAAGGGCTACAGCCGGGCCCGGGTGGACGGCGCGACCGTCCAGCTGACCGACCCGCCGAAGCTGAAGAAGCAGGAGAAGCACACCATCGAGGTGGTCGTCGACCGCCTCACCGTCAAGGAGAGCGCCAAGCGCCGGCTGACCGACTCGGTCGAGACCGCCCTGGGCCTCTCCGGCGGCATGGTGATCCTGGACTTCGTCGACCTCCCCGAGGACGACCCGCAGCGCGAGCGGATGTTCTCCGAGCACCTCTACTGCCCGTACGACGACCTGTCCTTCGAGGAGCTGGAGCCGCGCTCCTTCTCCTTCAACTCGCCCTTCGGCGCCTGCCCCGAGTGCACCGGCATCGGCACCCGCATGGAGGTCGACCCGGAGCTCATCGTCCCCGACGAGGACAAGTCCCTCGACGAGGGCGCCATCGCCCCCTGGTCGCTCGGCCACACCCGGGACTACTTCCAGCGCCTGATCGGCGCGCTCGCCGACGAGCTGGGCTTCCGCACCGACATCCCCTGGGCGGGGTTGCCGCAACGCGCGAAGAAGGCCCTGCTCAACGGCCACAAGACGCAGATCGCGGTGCGCTACCGCAACCGTTACGGGCGCGAGCGTTCCTACACCACCTCCTTCGAGGGCGCGATCCCCTTCGTCCGGCGCCGGCACGCGGAGTCCGAGAGCGACTCCAGCCGCGAGCGCTTCGAGGGGTACATGCGCGAGGTGCCCTGCCCCACCTGTGAGGGGACCCGCCTCAAGCCGATCGTGCTGGCGGTCACCGTTCAGGGGAGGTCCATCGCCGAGGTCGCCGCGATGTCCATCAGCGACTGCGCGGAGTTCCTGCGCGGCATGAAGCTGAGCGCGCGCGAGAAGACCATCGCCGAGCGGGTGCTCAAGGAGGTCAACGAGCGGCTGCGCTTCCTGGTCGACGTCGGCCTGGACTACCTCTCGCTCAACCGCGCGGCCGGCACCCTCTCCGGCGGCGAGGCCCAGCGCATCCGGCTGGCCACGCAGATCGGCTCGGGCCTGGTGGGCGTGCTCTACGTGCTGGACGAGCCGTCCATCGGACTCCACCAGCGCGACAACCACCGGCTCATCGAGACCCTGGTGCGCCTGCGCGACCTCGGCAACACCCTGATCGTGGTGGAGCACGACGAGGACACCATCAAGACCTCCGACTGGGTGGTGGACATCGGCCCGGGTGCGGGTGAGCACGGCGGCAATGTGGTGCACAGCGGTTCGCTCAAGGAGCTGCTGCGCAACAAGGAGTCGCTGACCGGCCAGTACCTGGCGGGCAAGCGCCGGATCCCGATCCCGGAGATGCGCCGCCCGGTCGACGGGGAGCGCCGGCTGACCGTGCACGGCGCCCGGGAGAACAACCTGCGGGACATCGACGTGTCCTTCCCGCTCGGTGTCTTCACGGCGGTCACCGGGGTCTCCGGCTCCGGGAAGTCCACCCTGGTCAACGACATCCTCTACACCCACCTGGCCCGTGAGCTGAACGGCGCCCGGGGCGTCCCGGGCCGGCACACCCGGGTCGACGGGGACGACCTGGTCGACAAGGTGGTCCATGTCGACCAGTCGCCGATCGGCCGCACCCCGCGGTCCAACCCGGCCACGTACACCGGTGTCTTCGACCACGTCCGCAGGCTCTTCGCGGAGACGATGGAGGCGAAGGTGCGCGGCTACCTGCCGGGCCGCTTCTCCTTCAACGTCAAGGGCGGCCGCTGCGAGAACTGCTCCGGCGACGGCACCATCAAGATCGAGATGAACTTCCTCCCGGACGTCTACGTGCCGTGCGAGGTCTGCCACGGTGCCCGGTACAACCGGGAGACCCTGGAGGTCCACTACAAGGGCAAGTCCATCGCCGAGGTCCTGGACATGCCGATCTCCGAGGCGCTGGACTTCTTCGAGGCCGTCCCGACGATCGCGCGTCACCTTCGCACCCTCACCGAGGTCGGGCTGGGCTACGTCCGGCTGGGCCAGTCCGCGACGACCCTGTCCGGTGGTGAGGCGCAGCGCGTGAAGCTCGCCTCCGAGCTGCAGAAGCGCTCCACCGGTCGCACGGTCTACGTGCTGGACGAGCCGACCACGGGTCTGCACTTCGAGGACATCAGCAAGCTGATCAAGGTGCTCTCCGGGCTGGTCGAGAAGGGCAACACCGTGGTCGTCATCGAGCACAACCTCGATGTGATCAAGACGGCCGACTGGGTGATCGACATGGGCCCCGAGGGCGGCAGCGGCGGCGGTCTGGTGATCGCCGAGGGCACCCCCGAGCAGGTCGCGGGGGTGGGCGCGAGCCACACCGGCAAGTTCCTCAGGGACATCCTGGGCGCCGAGCGGATCTCCGACGCCCCGCCGGCCCCGGCCAAGAAGCGGGCTGCCCCGCGGAAGCGGGCGGCGGCGAAGGCCTGA
- a CDS encoding Rieske (2Fe-2S) protein, with product MADITDLPPCRRTVLKGAALVGVAGVGLTACGGSGTAVSDGPVELGAATEVPVGGAKLYREAKIVVAQPTQGSYQAFSAVCTHQGCTCDKVEGTALSCPCHGSVFDAATGAVRNGPATKPLTKVDVQVKEGKLVAVTGA from the coding sequence ATGGCCGACATCACCGACCTGCCCCCCTGCCGCCGTACCGTCCTGAAGGGCGCGGCCCTCGTGGGCGTCGCCGGGGTCGGCCTCACCGCCTGCGGCGGCTCCGGCACCGCGGTCTCCGACGGCCCCGTCGAGCTGGGCGCGGCCACCGAGGTCCCGGTCGGCGGCGCCAAGCTCTACCGCGAGGCCAAGATAGTCGTCGCGCAGCCCACGCAGGGCAGCTACCAGGCGTTCAGCGCCGTGTGCACCCACCAGGGCTGCACCTGCGACAAGGTCGAGGGCACCGCCCTGTCCTGCCCCTGCCACGGCAGCGTCTTCGACGCCGCCACCGGCGCCGTCCGCAACGGCCCGGCGACCAAGCCGCTGACCAAGGTCGACGTCCAGGTCAAGGAGGGCAAGCTCGTCGCCGTGACCGGGGCCTGA
- the uvrC gene encoding excinuclease ABC subunit UvrC, with product MADPSSYRPKPGQIPDSPGVYKFRDQHGRVIYVGKAKSLRQRLSSYFQDIANLHQRTRTMVTTAASVEWTVVTTEVEALQLEYSWIKEFDPRFNVKYRDDKSYPSLAVTLNEEFPRVQVMRGPKRKGVRYFGPYAHAWAIRETVDLLLRVFPVRTCSSGVFKRSAQIGRPCLLGYIGKCSAPCVGRVSAEEHRELAEEFCDFMAGRTGTYLRRLEQQMRDAAAAMEYEKAARLRDDIEALKRALEKNAVVLADATDADLIAVAEDELEAAVQIFHVRGGRVRGQRGWVTDRVEEVGTAGLVEHALQQLYGEERGEGVPKEVLVPALPEPYEPVQQWLTERRGSQVSLRIPQRGDKKDLMATVQRNAQQALVLHKTRRASDLTTRSRALEEIAQALDLDSAPLRIECFDISHLQGDDVVASMVVFEDGLARKSEYRRFQIKSFAGQDDVRSMHEVVSRRFRRYLLEKQKTGEWVDGDGDGDGGEEGRGEVAGGPIDPDTGRPRKFAYPPQLVVVDGGQPQVAAARRALEELGVEDVAVCGLAKRLEEVWLPGEDDPVILPRTSEGLYLLQRVRDEAHRFAIAYQRNKRSKSMKAGALDSVPGLGESRRQALLKHFGSLKRLRAATVEQICEVPGVGRRTAEAVLAALAGAAPAGPAVNTATGEIIEEEGTAGPVTVPTERGHSS from the coding sequence ATGGCCGATCCCTCCAGCTACCGCCCCAAGCCGGGACAGATTCCGGACTCCCCCGGGGTGTACAAGTTCCGGGACCAGCACGGCCGGGTGATCTACGTCGGGAAGGCGAAGAGCCTGCGCCAGCGGCTCTCCTCGTACTTCCAGGACATCGCGAACCTGCACCAGCGCACCCGCACGATGGTCACCACCGCCGCCTCCGTGGAATGGACGGTGGTGACCACCGAGGTCGAGGCGCTGCAGCTGGAGTACTCCTGGATCAAGGAGTTCGACCCGCGCTTCAACGTGAAGTACCGGGACGACAAGAGCTATCCCTCGCTCGCCGTCACCCTGAACGAGGAGTTCCCCCGCGTCCAGGTGATGCGCGGCCCCAAGCGCAAGGGCGTGCGCTACTTCGGCCCCTACGCGCACGCCTGGGCGATCCGCGAGACCGTGGACCTGCTGCTGCGGGTCTTCCCCGTGCGCACCTGCTCCTCCGGGGTGTTCAAGCGTTCCGCGCAGATCGGCCGCCCCTGCCTGCTGGGTTACATCGGCAAGTGCTCGGCCCCCTGCGTCGGCCGGGTCAGCGCCGAGGAGCACCGCGAACTGGCCGAGGAGTTCTGCGACTTCATGGCCGGCCGCACCGGCACCTACCTGCGCCGCCTGGAGCAGCAGATGAGGGACGCGGCGGCCGCGATGGAGTACGAGAAGGCGGCCCGGCTCCGGGACGACATCGAGGCACTCAAGCGTGCCCTGGAGAAGAACGCGGTCGTCCTCGCCGACGCCACCGACGCCGACCTGATCGCCGTCGCCGAGGACGAGCTGGAGGCCGCCGTCCAGATCTTCCACGTCCGCGGCGGCCGGGTGCGCGGTCAACGCGGCTGGGTCACCGACCGGGTCGAGGAGGTCGGCACCGCCGGGCTGGTCGAGCACGCCCTGCAGCAGCTGTACGGCGAGGAGCGGGGCGAGGGGGTGCCCAAGGAGGTGCTGGTGCCCGCGCTGCCCGAGCCGTACGAGCCGGTCCAGCAGTGGCTCACCGAGCGCCGCGGCTCCCAGGTCAGCCTGCGGATACCGCAGCGCGGCGACAAGAAGGACCTGATGGCCACCGTGCAGCGCAACGCCCAGCAGGCGCTGGTGCTGCACAAGACCAGGCGCGCCTCCGACCTGACCACGCGCTCCCGCGCGCTGGAGGAGATCGCGCAGGCCCTGGACCTGGACTCGGCGCCGCTGCGCATCGAGTGCTTCGACATCTCCCACCTCCAGGGCGACGACGTCGTCGCCTCGATGGTGGTCTTCGAGGACGGACTGGCCCGCAAGAGCGAGTACCGCCGCTTCCAGATCAAGAGCTTCGCCGGCCAGGACGACGTCCGGTCGATGCACGAGGTGGTCTCCCGGCGCTTCCGCCGCTACCTGCTGGAGAAGCAGAAGACCGGCGAGTGGGTCGACGGGGACGGCGACGGCGACGGTGGCGAGGAGGGCCGCGGCGAGGTCGCCGGCGGTCCCATCGACCCCGACACGGGCAGGCCGCGCAAGTTCGCCTACCCGCCGCAGCTGGTCGTCGTCGACGGCGGGCAGCCCCAGGTCGCCGCCGCCCGGCGGGCCCTGGAGGAGCTCGGCGTGGAGGACGTGGCCGTGTGCGGCCTCGCCAAGCGCCTGGAGGAGGTCTGGCTGCCCGGCGAGGACGACCCGGTGATCCTCCCGCGCACCAGCGAGGGCCTGTACCTGCTGCAGCGGGTCCGCGACGAGGCCCACCGCTTCGCCATCGCCTACCAGCGCAACAAGCGTTCCAAGTCGATGAAGGCCGGTGCCCTGGACTCGGTGCCGGGCCTGGGCGAGAGCCGCCGCCAGGCGCTGCTGAAGCACTTCGGCTCGCTCAAGCGGCTGCGGGCGGCCACGGTCGAGCAGATCTGCGAGGTCCCCGGGGTCGGCCGGCGCACCGCCGAGGCCGTGCTCGCCGCGCTGGCCGGGGCCGCCCCGGCCGGACCGGCGGTGA